From the Flavobacterium galactosidilyticum genome, one window contains:
- a CDS encoding sensor histidine kinase, with the protein MESVAKTKNISIDIQIEDKQYVYADMNMLETIFRNLLANAIKFTRNNGKIVLSVRKERSLTIFSVQDSGIGIAPRKIENLFKIDEKHTTLGTNQEIGTGLGLLLCKDFIEKHGGEIWVKSQIGKGSDFEFSIPDHSLA; encoded by the coding sequence TTGGAGAGTGTTGCTAAGACTAAAAATATATCCATAGATATTCAAATCGAGGATAAACAATATGTGTATGCTGATATGAATATGCTTGAAACCATTTTTCGTAATTTGCTTGCTAATGCAATAAAGTTTACCAGAAATAATGGTAAAATAGTGCTTTCTGTGAGAAAAGAGCGAAGTTTAACAATTTTTTCTGTTCAAGACAGTGGTATTGGAATTGCGCCACGAAAAATAGAAAATTTATTTAAAATAGATGAAAAACACACCACCTTAGGAACAAATCAAGAAATAGGAACGGGTTTAGGATTGTTGTTGTGTAAAGATTTTATAGAAAAGCATGGAGGTGAGATTTGGGTTAAAAGCCAAATTGGAAAAGGAAGTGATTTTGAGTTTAGCATACCTGATCATTCTCTAGCTTAG
- a CDS encoding histidine kinase dimerization/phospho-acceptor domain-containing protein, whose amino-acid sequence MVVFFLRAETFSVSLFNILIPNTFVLVSYYLESIVMLMLVKDRSKRDYKLQTLVLVIGLLGLYVAVWLNVLASVRISLVSFIIFLLLITPVLRFLTETRSSLFKKLLGVNYCVLIIAVVVRIVHPFFKSSTSLYSGDPVQKIIFLIVFLMMIISGVGYLLLLQEEKEIQVKSLLDDKDKFFSIIAHDLRGPFTGIIGGTQLLLENQFSQKETRELIELIHESSKNTSSLLDNLLTWSQSQTGGLEFRPEK is encoded by the coding sequence ATGGTTGTTTTTTTTCTACGAGCAGAAACCTTTTCAGTCAGCCTTTTTAATATTCTTATTCCTAATACATTTGTGCTTGTAAGTTATTATCTAGAATCTATTGTAATGTTAATGCTAGTTAAGGATCGCTCTAAAAGAGATTATAAACTACAAACGCTTGTATTAGTTATTGGGTTGTTAGGTCTTTATGTAGCAGTTTGGCTAAATGTATTGGCTAGTGTTCGTATTTCATTAGTATCATTCATAATTTTTTTACTCTTAATCACGCCTGTTTTGCGCTTTTTGACAGAAACACGAAGCAGTTTATTTAAGAAATTACTTGGGGTTAATTATTGTGTATTAATTATTGCTGTGGTTGTTCGCATTGTGCATCCGTTTTTTAAGAGCTCAACCAGCCTTTATTCAGGTGATCCTGTGCAGAAAATTATCTTTTTAATCGTTTTTTTGATGATGATTATTAGCGGGGTAGGCTATTTACTTTTACTGCAAGAAGAGAAAGAAATTCAGGTTAAAAGTTTACTTGATGATAAAGATAAATTCTTTTCAATTATAGCACATGATCTACGAGGGCCTTTTACTGGGATTATAGGTGGAACGCAATTATTATTAGAAAATCAATTTAGTCAAAAAGAAACAAGAGAGCTTATTGAACTCATTCATGAATCATCTAAAAACACCTCTTCATTACTAGATAATCTTTTAACTTGGTCACAGTCTCAAACAGGAGGACTAGAGTTTCGCCCTGAAAAATAG
- a CDS encoding DMP19 family protein, with the protein MEFGRIIISETAANSENPQDVINSNISVINLMREEKIDDDLIHEDALMSYYLDYYTSQCTEGNFAQFVYNSKWNTELNELIEEGLQLLGAEKHLELFQQQCKKVKLMSSVKRDKFFKGKLEGVNPIRDLLNNDTFFEIEENLVQLNADFLKTHPDLEVLSVDDMFATLEEFVGHDINRE; encoded by the coding sequence ATGGAATTCGGTAGAATCATAATTTCAGAAACAGCAGCAAATAGTGAAAATCCTCAAGATGTAATCAACTCTAATATTTCAGTGATTAACTTGATGCGTGAGGAAAAAATAGATGATGATTTAATTCATGAAGATGCGTTGATGAGCTATTATTTAGATTATTATACCTCTCAATGTACCGAAGGCAATTTTGCGCAATTTGTATATAATTCAAAATGGAATACCGAGCTCAACGAATTAATTGAGGAAGGTTTGCAGTTACTTGGTGCCGAAAAACATTTGGAATTATTCCAACAGCAATGCAAGAAAGTAAAACTGATGAGCAGTGTAAAAAGAGATAAGTTTTTTAAAGGAAAACTGGAAGGCGTAAATCCTATCCGAGATTTGCTCAACAACGACACTTTTTTTGAAATTGAAGAAAACTTGGTACAACTTAATGCTGATTTTCTAAAAACTCATCCAGATTTAGAGGTGCTTTCTGTCGATGATATGTTTGCAACGTTGGAAGAGTTTGTAGGTCACGACATTAACAGAGAATAG
- a CDS encoding YitT family protein has product MSINWKEILHPKNIILNLVGVAFITLALKGFMIPNKFLDGGVIGASILLHEIFHVPFGILVLVLNLPFLYIGKKILGNTFVVQSLFTFTLIAGSMTFIHIDAVTSDRLLIALFGGCLAGVGMGLCIRSGSVADGIEILALLTTRKIGLNVSEVIFAINSVIFLSAAVFFGISTALYSIVTYFSAVKSLDYVTNGIEHYTSLHIISGKSEEIKFLIANQFRKGITVIKGERGFLPDSFDQKQDCDIIVTVVTRLELLRIKEKIVEIDPEAFMYIQYIKDASGGILRNKSKH; this is encoded by the coding sequence ATGAGTATCAACTGGAAAGAAATTCTTCATCCTAAAAACATTATTTTAAATCTTGTTGGCGTTGCCTTTATAACTTTAGCGCTAAAAGGTTTCATGATTCCTAATAAGTTTTTAGATGGCGGAGTAATTGGCGCCTCTATTCTACTTCACGAAATTTTTCATGTTCCTTTTGGAATTCTAGTACTTGTCCTAAACCTACCCTTTTTATACATCGGCAAAAAAATATTGGGAAATACTTTTGTAGTTCAAAGTCTATTTACTTTTACCCTTATAGCCGGCAGCATGACTTTTATTCATATCGATGCAGTAACTTCTGACCGATTACTAATAGCTTTATTTGGAGGTTGTTTGGCTGGTGTAGGAATGGGACTTTGCATTCGAAGCGGTTCTGTGGCAGATGGAATTGAAATTCTTGCCTTACTAACCACTCGAAAAATTGGTTTAAATGTGTCAGAGGTGATTTTTGCAATCAACAGCGTTATCTTTTTATCCGCGGCTGTGTTTTTTGGGATTAGTACCGCTCTATATTCTATTGTTACATATTTTTCAGCGGTCAAATCTCTAGATTATGTGACTAATGGAATAGAACATTACACTTCTTTACATATTATTTCTGGAAAAAGCGAAGAGATAAAATTTTTGATAGCAAACCAATTTCGAAAAGGAATAACTGTAATAAAAGGGGAGCGCGGTTTTTTGCCTGATAGTTTTGATCAAAAGCAAGATTGCGACATTATTGTTACAGTAGTGACACGCTTAGAATTATTGAGAATAAAAGAAAAAATTGTTGAGATTGATCCCGAAGCATTTATGTACATTCAATACATTAAAGATGCTAGCGGCGGAATTCTGCGAAATAAATCCAAGCATTGA
- the istB gene encoding IS21-like element helper ATPase IstB — MNESTVTKMKQMKLYGMFNAFKTAIESGKTDHYTLDQFVSMIIDAEWDERHNRRIERSIKNARFHYKSNIESINFDQTRNLDRNMVLRLAECEFVEKNENILITGSTGVGKSYLGTALGYQACIQGFKVSYFNTSKLFAKLKMAKADGSYLRELARIERQDVIILDDFGLQALDSHNRITLLEIIEDRHNNGSIIVTSQIPVQGWYDIIGEKTIADAILDRLIHQSHRIELHGESMRKKRGINKS, encoded by the coding sequence ATGAATGAATCCACAGTAACAAAAATGAAACAAATGAAGCTTTATGGTATGTTCAATGCTTTTAAAACAGCCATTGAAAGCGGGAAAACAGACCACTACACGCTAGATCAGTTTGTATCGATGATTATTGATGCCGAATGGGATGAAAGACATAATCGTCGCATTGAACGCAGTATCAAGAATGCCCGATTCCATTACAAATCAAATATTGAAAGTATCAATTTTGACCAAACCCGTAATCTGGATCGAAACATGGTGCTACGTCTGGCAGAATGCGAATTTGTAGAGAAAAACGAAAACATTTTAATCACAGGAAGTACCGGTGTGGGTAAGAGTTATTTAGGTACAGCATTAGGTTATCAAGCCTGTATACAGGGTTTTAAGGTAAGTTATTTTAATACTTCAAAGTTGTTTGCTAAATTAAAAATGGCCAAAGCAGATGGTTCTTATCTTCGAGAACTGGCAAGAATAGAACGGCAAGATGTTATTATACTGGACGATTTTGGACTCCAAGCATTAGATAGTCATAACCGAATTACCCTTTTAGAGATCATTGAAGACAGGCATAATAATGGTTCTATAATTGTAACATCACAAATCCCAGTGCAAGGCTGGTATGACATCATTGGAGAAAAAACAATAGCTGATGCAATTTTGGATAGGCTGATACATCAATCTCACCGAATCGAATTGCACGGAGAATCTATGAGAAAAAAAAGGGGCATAAACAAAAGCTAA
- the istA gene encoding IS21 family transposase — MANKITDMSKIRKVIKFYCEGKSKLFISSYLSLSRNTVKKYISLFEVLGLNFELIDRKTDAELELLFSQTTVESISPKLQILYDFFPKMERELKKVGVTVQHMWEQYIAVNPDGYRSSQFAHHYKVWGKRVNPVMHMNHKAGDKMYVDYAGKTLSIIDKDTGEIKEVQFFVAILGASQYTYAEASMSQQKEDFVTSVENAMRFFEGTPAAIVPDNLKSAVIKSSRFEPTINETLADLAEHYETTILPARAYKPRDKSLVEGAVKILYRRIYVTLKETKFFSLEELNQQIWDLLDAHNSRKLTGRPYSRKELFLEDEKQKLRPLPQERFEIKYQSFATVMQNGHVQLSQDKNYYSVPYQYVKKKAKLLYTKSTVEIYYKYNRIAIHPRNYKPYVYTTTPEHLASTHQFVAQWSAARFIDWASSIDEAVAEYIMQIIESRNHPEQAYKSCLGILNFEKKVGKQRLINACKRALDFRIYNFKTIQNILENNLDHIDFEQEPEQELPNHGNIRGKQYYN, encoded by the coding sequence ATGGCAAACAAAATAACAGACATGAGTAAAATTAGAAAAGTAATTAAATTCTATTGTGAAGGAAAGAGTAAGTTGTTTATAAGTAGCTACTTATCCCTTTCCAGGAATACGGTAAAGAAGTATATTTCTTTATTTGAAGTTCTCGGATTAAACTTTGAATTAATTGATAGAAAAACAGATGCAGAACTAGAACTTTTGTTTTCACAGACTACTGTGGAATCCATTAGTCCCAAATTGCAGATCCTATACGATTTTTTCCCTAAAATGGAACGTGAACTAAAGAAAGTTGGCGTTACCGTACAACATATGTGGGAGCAATATATTGCCGTAAACCCCGATGGTTACAGGAGTTCGCAATTTGCTCATCATTACAAAGTATGGGGTAAACGAGTCAATCCTGTAATGCATATGAATCACAAAGCCGGTGATAAAATGTATGTGGATTATGCCGGAAAAACACTCTCCATCATTGATAAAGATACCGGAGAAATCAAAGAAGTACAGTTTTTTGTAGCCATATTGGGAGCCAGCCAATATACCTATGCAGAAGCTTCCATGAGCCAACAAAAGGAAGATTTTGTTACTTCGGTAGAAAATGCCATGCGTTTTTTTGAAGGTACTCCTGCGGCAATTGTTCCCGATAATTTAAAATCTGCAGTGATAAAAAGCAGTCGTTTTGAGCCAACAATCAATGAAACCCTGGCTGATTTAGCGGAACATTACGAAACTACAATCTTACCTGCCAGGGCTTATAAACCAAGGGATAAATCATTGGTTGAAGGTGCGGTAAAGATATTGTACAGAAGGATTTACGTAACTCTAAAAGAAACCAAATTCTTTTCTCTAGAAGAATTAAACCAGCAGATATGGGATTTATTAGATGCTCATAATAGTCGAAAACTCACAGGACGTCCTTACTCCCGTAAAGAATTGTTTTTAGAAGATGAGAAACAAAAACTACGCCCACTACCACAAGAACGCTTTGAAATCAAATACCAATCCTTTGCAACGGTGATGCAAAACGGACATGTCCAATTAAGTCAAGACAAAAATTACTATAGTGTTCCGTATCAATATGTAAAGAAAAAAGCCAAACTCTTGTATACAAAATCAACCGTGGAGATCTATTACAAATACAATCGAATAGCCATTCATCCGAGGAATTACAAACCTTATGTCTATACCACAACCCCAGAACATTTAGCCAGTACACACCAATTTGTAGCCCAATGGAGCGCTGCTCGCTTCATTGATTGGGCCAGCAGTATTGATGAGGCAGTAGCAGAATATATCATGCAGATAATCGAAAGCAGGAACCATCCTGAACAGGCTTATAAAAGTTGTTTAGGAATACTCAACTTCGAAAAAAAGGTTGGTAAACAGCGATTAATAAATGCCTGTAAACGGGCACTTGATTTTAGAATTTACAATTTTAAGACCATACAGAATATTTTAGAAAACAACTTAGACCATATTGATTTTGAGCAAGAACCCGAGCAGGAACTCCCGAATCACGGTAACATAAGAGGAAAACAGTATTATAACTAA
- the metG gene encoding methionine--tRNA ligase gives MLQNPKRYTITAALPYTNGPIHIGHLAGVYVPSDIYSRYLRLQGRDVLFVCGSDEHGVAISMKAKKEGITPQEVIDKYDGIIRKSFSDFGISFDNYSRTSAKIHHDTASEFFRKLYEKGDFIEEVTEQLYDAKADQFLADRFVVGTCPKCGNEEAYGDQCEKCGSTLNATDLINPKSTITGETPIMKSTKHWFLPLDRYEDFLKEWILVGHKNDWKPNVYGQVKSWIDGGLEPRAVTRDLDWGIDVPVEGAEGKKLYVWFDAPIGYISSTKEWALREGKDWEPYWKDQDTKLVHFIGKDNIVFHCIIFPAMLKAEGSYILPDNVPANEFLNLEGNKLSTSKNWAVWLHEYLEEFPGQQDVLRYALTSNAPETKDNDFTWKDFQARNNNELVAIYGNFINRVVVLTNKYYNGVVPTPNELSEVDQATLTELKAYPAVISSSIERYRFREALGELMNVARLGNKYLADEEPWKVIKDNPERVQTQMYVSLQIAAALSSLCEPFLPFTATKLSRILKIETPLSWNTISESSDLIVAGHQIGEAELLFAKIEDEEIQKQIDKLESTKTANKAENKIVEPQKEAIQFDDFAKMDLRVGTILEATKMPKANKLLILKVDTGIDVRTIVSGIAESFKPEDIIGKKVTVLVNLAPRNLRGVESQGMILMTTNAEEKLVFVNPDADAANGETIN, from the coding sequence ATGTTACAAAATCCAAAAAGATATACCATTACAGCGGCATTGCCTTATACGAACGGCCCAATTCACATTGGCCATTTGGCGGGTGTTTATGTGCCATCTGATATTTATTCCAGATACTTAAGATTACAAGGAAGAGACGTTTTATTCGTTTGCGGAAGTGACGAACACGGAGTGGCGATTTCGATGAAAGCAAAAAAAGAAGGCATTACGCCACAGGAAGTAATCGATAAATATGATGGAATCATCCGTAAATCGTTCTCTGATTTTGGAATATCATTTGATAATTATTCTAGAACTTCGGCTAAAATTCATCATGATACAGCTTCTGAATTCTTTAGAAAACTATATGAAAAAGGTGATTTTATCGAGGAAGTAACCGAGCAATTATATGATGCCAAAGCGGATCAATTCTTGGCAGACCGTTTTGTGGTGGGAACTTGTCCAAAATGTGGCAACGAAGAAGCCTACGGTGACCAATGTGAAAAATGTGGCTCTACGCTGAATGCTACGGATTTGATTAACCCAAAATCGACAATTACGGGAGAAACTCCAATTATGAAATCAACGAAGCACTGGTTTTTACCTTTGGATCGTTATGAAGATTTCTTGAAAGAGTGGATTCTCGTGGGACATAAAAATGACTGGAAACCGAATGTTTACGGACAAGTAAAATCGTGGATTGATGGTGGATTAGAACCTCGTGCCGTAACTCGTGACCTCGATTGGGGAATTGATGTTCCCGTTGAAGGTGCCGAAGGAAAAAAATTATACGTGTGGTTTGATGCGCCGATTGGCTATATTTCTTCTACAAAAGAATGGGCTTTGCGCGAAGGAAAAGATTGGGAACCATACTGGAAAGATCAAGACACAAAATTGGTTCATTTCATAGGCAAAGACAATATTGTTTTCCATTGTATCATTTTCCCAGCGATGCTTAAAGCCGAAGGAAGTTATATTTTGCCGGATAACGTTCCTGCCAATGAGTTCTTGAATTTGGAAGGAAACAAATTATCAACGTCTAAAAACTGGGCGGTTTGGTTGCACGAATATTTGGAAGAATTCCCTGGCCAGCAAGATGTTTTGCGCTACGCTTTGACATCTAATGCGCCGGAAACAAAGGATAATGACTTTACATGGAAAGATTTTCAAGCTAGAAACAATAACGAACTAGTCGCGATTTATGGTAATTTCATTAATCGTGTCGTAGTGTTGACTAATAAATACTACAACGGAGTTGTTCCTACGCCTAATGAATTATCCGAAGTAGACCAAGCAACTTTGACGGAATTAAAAGCATATCCAGCCGTGATTTCAAGTTCTATAGAAAGATATAGATTTAGAGAAGCACTGGGCGAGCTGATGAATGTTGCTCGTCTTGGAAACAAATATTTAGCTGATGAAGAGCCTTGGAAAGTAATCAAAGACAATCCAGAACGCGTGCAAACGCAAATGTATGTTTCTTTGCAAATAGCAGCTGCTTTGAGTTCGCTATGCGAACCATTCTTGCCTTTTACAGCAACTAAATTATCAAGAATATTAAAAATAGAAACTCCATTGTCATGGAATACTATTTCAGAATCTTCAGATTTGATTGTTGCAGGCCACCAAATTGGAGAAGCCGAATTACTGTTTGCCAAAATTGAAGACGAGGAAATCCAAAAGCAAATAGATAAATTAGAATCTACAAAAACAGCGAATAAAGCGGAAAACAAAATAGTAGAACCACAAAAAGAAGCGATTCAATTTGATGATTTTGCCAAAATGGATTTGCGAGTGGGAACTATTCTAGAAGCTACTAAAATGCCAAAAGCAAACAAGCTTTTGATTCTAAAAGTAGACACAGGAATTGATGTCCGTACGATTGTTTCAGGAATTGCCGAAAGTTTTAAACCCGAAGATATCATTGGAAAGAAAGTAACTGTATTAGTAAACTTGGCACCAAGAAATCTACGTGGAGTTGAAAGTCAAGGAATGATCTTGATGACCACCAATGCAGAAGAAAAACTAGTTTTTGTAAACCCAGATGCTGATGCTGCCAATGGCGAAACAATAAATTAA
- a CDS encoding DMT family transporter — protein sequence MTNAKPRLALAIGIICISVFPILVKLQLTGGLISAFYRMAIAGGLLLPYILVTGKFKLPRTSILILAIVCGLLFASDVAVWNISIQQSSATQATLLTNLSPVWVGVGSFLFLKNKPATNFWIGTLIAIFGMTTLVGFEFFINLDFNMAFILAILSGVLYAVYMLVSKDVLKEMDVLSFMLVTLITSTLFLGIICAVTDEPFTGFSDTGWFVLFIQGIVCQLIAWLLISYATQNMRATRVSLSLLGQAVLATILAWLFLDEKITLQMIVGGLILLLGIRITFYSKTISLRNLLKKD from the coding sequence ATGACGAATGCAAAACCACGATTAGCTCTAGCCATTGGAATTATCTGTATTTCTGTTTTTCCCATTTTGGTAAAACTGCAACTAACTGGTGGATTGATTTCGGCTTTTTATAGAATGGCAATTGCAGGTGGATTATTGCTTCCTTACATTTTAGTAACAGGAAAATTTAAATTACCTCGAACAAGTATTTTGATTCTCGCTATTGTTTGTGGTCTCTTATTCGCTTCAGATGTTGCTGTTTGGAATATCTCTATACAACAATCTAGTGCGACACAAGCCACTTTACTTACTAATTTATCACCCGTTTGGGTAGGCGTAGGCTCCTTCTTGTTTTTAAAAAATAAACCAGCAACTAATTTTTGGATAGGTACATTGATTGCAATATTTGGGATGACAACTCTTGTAGGATTTGAATTTTTCATAAACTTAGATTTTAACATGGCTTTTATCTTAGCAATATTATCTGGTGTTTTATATGCGGTTTATATGCTAGTTAGTAAAGATGTGCTTAAGGAGATGGATGTACTTTCTTTCATGTTAGTTACCCTTATCACCTCTACTCTATTTCTTGGAATAATTTGTGCAGTTACGGACGAACCGTTTACCGGTTTTTCTGACACAGGATGGTTCGTATTGTTCATTCAAGGAATAGTATGCCAATTGATTGCTTGGCTACTTATCAGTTATGCTACCCAAAATATGCGTGCAACTAGAGTTTCTTTATCTTTATTAGGACAAGCAGTTTTAGCTACTATTTTGGCTTGGCTTTTTTTAGACGAAAAAATAACATTACAAATGATCGTTGGAGGTTTGATTCTACTTTTGGGAATTAGAATCACCTTCTATTCTAAAACAATTTCATTGCGAAATCTATTAAAAAAAGATTAA
- a CDS encoding HAD family hydrolase, which yields MKNIKVIAFDADDTLFVNETYFAETEEKFCSLMSDYLSHQGISKELFKIQIANLKLYGYGIKGYVLSMIEAAMKISNNTISIEAIERIIQYGKELTERPIVLLDGVEETLKALHGKYKLVVATKGDLLDQRRKLHNSGLGKYFHHIEVMSDKQEIDYTDLIKRLEIEPSDFFMIGNSLKSDVLPVLAIGGHAVHIPFHTTWEHEKINHKVEHENFRSYDKIIDVLTRFEN from the coding sequence ATGAAAAATATAAAAGTAATTGCCTTTGATGCAGATGATACTCTATTTGTAAATGAAACTTATTTTGCAGAGACCGAAGAAAAATTCTGTAGTTTAATGAGTGACTATCTGTCCCATCAGGGTATTTCAAAAGAGCTTTTCAAAATACAAATCGCCAATTTAAAATTATACGGATATGGCATCAAAGGTTATGTTCTTTCCATGATTGAAGCGGCAATGAAAATCTCTAACAACACTATTTCCATTGAAGCAATTGAACGCATTATTCAATACGGAAAAGAATTGACTGAAAGACCTATTGTACTTTTAGATGGAGTGGAAGAAACGCTAAAAGCTTTACATGGCAAGTATAAACTAGTTGTTGCTACTAAAGGCGATTTATTAGACCAACGCAGAAAACTACACAATTCAGGGCTAGGAAAATATTTTCATCATATTGAAGTGATGTCCGACAAGCAGGAAATTGACTACACGGATTTGATTAAAAGATTAGAAATTGAACCTTCAGATTTTTTTATGATTGGAAATTCATTAAAATCAGATGTTTTACCCGTTTTAGCCATTGGCGGACACGCAGTTCACATCCCTTTTCACACTACGTGGGAGCACGAAAAAATAAATCATAAAGTTGAACATGAGAATTTTAGGTCGTATGATAAAATAATCGATGTATTAACACGTTTCGAAAATTAA
- a CDS encoding OmpA family protein — translation MKKLMFALVLATAVSTVNAQTMNEKTTENDYNKWSIELAGGVNKTQRPMSANYFTSTPSPYTVDLGARYMFNNKFGLKADFGYNSFEGKNNSLSFDTKYYRADLQAVANLGRIMNFETWTNTIGLLGHAGFGLAQLEDQNSAIKDRMGNFIAGVTGQIKLSNRVALTGDFTTILNASQDVAFDAASAYSGRGFGGILFNGTVGVTVYLGKNTKHADWVTLTDKEVVSLKDRVTAIEDKMVDADNDGVADYLDTEKNTAAGALVNTKGQSIDKNNNGVDDTTEAFILKNYAANGGNNSGVYNNDLIKSLINGGYVATYFDFNKSKPTNVSTEGTDFILTYLRNNPSASVDIIGHADELGRSAYNDKLSNARATTIKNTLVKANIAASRLNVIAAGEDTSVNKDSDAARKLVRRVTFMVK, via the coding sequence ATGAAAAAATTAATGTTTGCTTTAGTTTTAGCAACTGCAGTTTCAACTGTAAATGCTCAAACTATGAATGAGAAAACTACAGAGAATGACTATAACAAATGGTCTATTGAATTAGCGGGTGGTGTTAACAAAACACAGCGTCCAATGTCAGCTAATTATTTTACATCTACACCAAGCCCTTACACAGTTGATCTTGGAGCTAGATACATGTTCAACAACAAATTTGGTTTAAAAGCCGACTTCGGTTACAACAGTTTTGAAGGAAAAAACAATTCTCTTTCATTTGACACTAAATATTACAGAGCAGATCTTCAAGCAGTAGCTAACTTAGGAAGAATCATGAATTTTGAAACTTGGACTAATACTATTGGTTTATTAGGACATGCAGGTTTCGGTTTAGCTCAATTAGAAGATCAAAATTCTGCAATTAAAGACAGAATGGGTAATTTTATTGCTGGTGTAACTGGTCAAATCAAATTATCTAACAGAGTAGCTTTAACTGGAGACTTTACAACTATTCTTAATGCAAGTCAAGATGTTGCTTTTGATGCTGCTAGCGCTTATTCAGGTAGAGGTTTTGGTGGAATTTTATTCAACGGAACTGTTGGTGTTACTGTTTACTTAGGTAAAAACACTAAACATGCTGACTGGGTTACACTTACTGATAAAGAAGTAGTTTCTTTGAAAGATAGAGTTACTGCAATCGAAGATAAAATGGTTGACGCTGACAACGATGGTGTAGCTGATTATTTAGATACTGAAAAAAATACTGCTGCTGGAGCCTTAGTTAACACTAAAGGACAATCTATCGACAAAAACAACAATGGCGTAGACGATACTACTGAAGCTTTCATATTGAAAAATTACGCTGCTAATGGCGGAAATAATTCTGGTGTTTACAATAATGATTTAATCAAAAGCTTAATTAACGGTGGTTATGTTGCTACTTATTTTGATTTCAACAAATCTAAACCAACAAATGTTTCTACAGAAGGAACTGATTTTATCTTAACTTATTTAAGAAACAATCCTTCAGCTTCAGTTGACATTATTGGTCATGCTGACGAATTAGGAAGATCTGCTTACAACGATAAATTATCTAATGCAAGAGCTACTACTATCAAAAATACTTTAGTAAAAGCTAACATTGCTGCTTCAAGATTAAATGTAATTGCTGCTGGTGAAGATACTTCAGTAAACAAAGATTCTGATGCTGCTAGAAAATTAGTTAGAAGAGTTACTTTCATGGTAAAGTAA
- a CDS encoding ferritin, with product MLSKNIETALNKQIRIEAESSQTYLSMACWAEISGLEGIAQFMFAQSDEERLHMLKLIKYVNERGGHAQITDLKAPKTTYETFKGMFEELYKHEIFVSDSINELVHITFSEKDYATHNFLQWYVAEQIEEEATAKSILDKINLIGDDKGGLYLFDRDLQQIAITKPTI from the coding sequence ATGTTATCAAAAAATATCGAAACTGCACTAAACAAACAAATTCGGATTGAGGCAGAGTCTTCACAAACGTATTTGTCAATGGCTTGCTGGGCCGAAATCAGTGGTTTAGAAGGAATTGCACAATTTATGTTTGCACAATCAGACGAGGAACGTCTGCACATGCTGAAATTAATAAAATATGTAAATGAACGCGGTGGTCATGCACAAATTACAGATTTGAAAGCACCAAAAACCACTTACGAAACCTTCAAGGGAATGTTTGAAGAATTGTACAAGCATGAAATTTTTGTATCTGATTCTATAAATGAATTGGTACACATTACTTTTTCAGAAAAAGATTATGCTACACATAATTTTTTACAATGGTACGTAGCAGAACAAATAGAAGAAGAAGCAACAGCTAAATCAATCCTAGACAAAATCAACTTAATTGGGGATGATAAAGGTGGCTTATATTTGTTTGACAGAGACTTACAGCAAATTGCTATTACAAAACCTACGATTTAA
- a CDS encoding single-stranded DNA-binding protein, producing MKNTVQLIGHVGQDPEVKSLEGGKKLANISIATNEVYYKENGDKVEKTEWHRVSAWGKTADIIEKYVTKGKEIAIEGKLTHRSYDDKDGVKRFITEVVANEILLLGK from the coding sequence ATGAAAAACACAGTACAATTAATCGGACACGTAGGACAAGATCCAGAAGTGAAATCTTTAGAAGGTGGAAAAAAATTAGCAAATATTTCTATCGCTACAAATGAAGTTTATTACAAAGAAAACGGTGATAAAGTAGAGAAAACGGAGTGGCATAGAGTTAGCGCTTGGGGGAAAACTGCTGACATCATTGAAAAATATGTTACCAAAGGAAAAGAAATTGCCATAGAAGGGAAACTAACGCATCGCAGCTATGACGATAAAGATGGCGTTAAGCGATTTATAACAGAAGTAGTTGCAAATGAAATTTTGCTTTTAGGTAAATAA